The following proteins come from a genomic window of Candidatus Dormiibacterota bacterium:
- a CDS encoding XRE family transcriptional regulator, whose product MDISLVIGRRLKELGLEQRDLARAAQVTESYISQLLGRKKAPPAPDRTDLYDRLGKILKFPHGELARLAGLQRREALKKRLGDTPTPLFKEVRGLILRKCPPARGKHLRPIFEKEAFGELERLVTQKLLDVVKRLATEELQNERWVRLVARLSHRRFDQMRVLVLEFLDTDIFNLSAEQCVVFMDPLIESWDIDLATFGMEIVLSRRVAREPLKKFDFIERGPETQPIDEPGLKDFLKDPALGGTATGEEIEFLKKLRFQGKRPTALYYYRELQSLRDPLHFAPRAAGRAVAARS is encoded by the coding sequence ATGGACATCTCCCTGGTGATCGGGCGCCGGCTGAAGGAGTTGGGTCTCGAGCAGCGCGACCTGGCGCGGGCCGCCCAGGTGACGGAATCGTACATCTCGCAGCTGCTGGGCCGGAAGAAGGCCCCGCCCGCGCCCGATCGCACCGATCTCTATGACAGGCTGGGGAAGATCCTGAAGTTCCCGCACGGTGAGCTGGCGCGCCTGGCCGGCCTGCAGCGCCGCGAGGCTCTGAAGAAGCGCCTGGGTGACACTCCGACGCCCCTGTTCAAGGAGGTCCGCGGCCTGATTCTCCGCAAATGCCCGCCCGCCAGGGGCAAGCACCTGCGCCCCATCTTCGAGAAGGAGGCCTTCGGCGAGCTCGAGCGTCTGGTGACTCAGAAGCTGCTGGACGTGGTCAAGAGACTGGCGACGGAAGAACTGCAGAATGAGCGCTGGGTCCGCCTGGTCGCCCGCCTCAGCCACAGACGCTTCGATCAGATGCGCGTCCTGGTGCTCGAGTTCCTCGACACCGACATTTTCAACCTGTCGGCGGAACAGTGCGTCGTCTTCATGGATCCGCTGATCGAGTCCTGGGACATCGACCTGGCGACGTTCGGCATGGAGATCGTCCTCAGCCGCAGAGTCGCGCGGGAACCCCTGAAGAAGTTCGACTTCATCGAGCGGGGCCCCGAAACGCAGCCGATCGACGAGCCGGGGCTGAAGGATTTCCTGAAAGACCCTGCCCTGGGCGGCACCGCGACCGGGGAGGAGATCGAGTTCCTGAAGAAGCTGAGATTCCAGGGGAAACGACCGACCGCTCTCTACTATTACCGGGAGCTTCA
- a CDS encoding fatty acid desaturase gives MLSWKRAVIRYQEPMLRKSIWQVVNTLVPYLALCGLMIWTLHVSYWLTLAVSVAAAGFMIRIFIIFHDCGHGSFFRSQHANHVLGFVTGVLTFTPYLQWRQKHALHHATSGDLDRRGTGDIWTLTVQEYIDAPRWKRLAYRVFRNPFVLFVIAPLYLFLIHQRFPSRAVGRRERLEVHWTNGALLLIAVVMSLTVGLKAYVLIQLPVMTLTGTVGLWLFYVQHQFEGVYWKRRESWGFAEAALQGSSFYRLPRILQWFSGNIGFHHIHHLSPRIPNYNLEPCHRADPLFQRVKPITLLSSLRSFTYRLWDEQRGRLTGYRALRELRRQQAGSFRSSSSASSSG, from the coding sequence ATGCTGTCCTGGAAGCGGGCCGTGATCAGGTACCAGGAGCCGATGCTGCGAAAGAGCATCTGGCAGGTCGTCAACACGCTCGTGCCGTACCTGGCTCTCTGCGGGCTGATGATCTGGACGCTGCACGTCTCCTATTGGCTGACGCTGGCGGTGTCCGTCGCCGCCGCCGGATTCATGATTCGCATCTTCATCATCTTCCACGATTGCGGCCACGGCTCCTTCTTTCGATCGCAGCATGCGAATCATGTCCTGGGATTCGTCACCGGGGTCCTGACGTTCACGCCGTACCTCCAATGGCGGCAGAAGCACGCCCTGCATCACGCGACCTCGGGCGATCTGGATCGGCGCGGCACGGGGGACATCTGGACGCTGACGGTGCAGGAGTACATCGATGCGCCCCGCTGGAAGCGTCTCGCGTACCGGGTCTTCCGCAATCCTTTCGTGCTGTTCGTCATCGCCCCCCTGTACCTGTTCCTGATCCACCAGAGATTCCCGTCGCGCGCGGTCGGCAGGCGGGAACGCCTCGAGGTGCACTGGACGAACGGAGCGCTCCTCCTGATCGCGGTCGTGATGAGCCTGACCGTCGGCCTCAAGGCCTACGTGCTGATTCAACTTCCGGTGATGACGCTGACCGGAACGGTCGGTCTCTGGCTGTTCTACGTGCAGCATCAGTTTGAAGGGGTGTACTGGAAGAGACGCGAGAGCTGGGGATTCGCGGAAGCGGCCCTCCAGGGGAGCTCGTTCTACCGGCTGCCGAGGATCCTGCAGTGGTTCTCGGGCAACATCGGGTTCCACCACATTCACCATCTGAGCCCGCGCATTCCGAACTACAACCTGGAACCCTGCCACCGGGCCGACCCGCTCTTCCAACGCGTGAAGCCGATCACGCTGCTTTCCAGTCTGCGATCGTTCACCTACCGTCTCTGGGACGAACAGCGTGGCAGACTGACAGGCTACCGCGCCCTGCGGGAGCTTCGCCGGCAGCAGGCCGGATCCTTCCGATCGTCTTCTTCCGCCTCGAGTTCGGGGTAA
- a CDS encoding sigma-70 family RNA polymerase sigma factor produces the protein MLDVATLLERCRRGDDLAWEALVRLFQARVYSVACHYMRNAEDARDVAQEVFVRVYERLESFHGDQAFLPWVLRLSRNVCIDALRRRKARPRGSEDLADDPEHLVSSGPTPEEATASRSARDLLYRAMDRMSDSDREILMLKEIQGLKVEEIATLLKVPIGTVKSRCNRARLDLATRVRRLDPSYGA, from the coding sequence TTGCTGGACGTCGCCACCCTCCTGGAACGTTGCCGCCGGGGAGACGACCTCGCCTGGGAGGCGCTGGTGCGCCTCTTCCAGGCGCGCGTGTACTCGGTCGCCTGCCACTACATGCGGAACGCCGAGGACGCCCGGGACGTGGCGCAGGAGGTCTTCGTCCGGGTCTACGAGCGTCTGGAGTCCTTCCACGGGGATCAGGCCTTTCTGCCGTGGGTCCTGCGCCTGTCGCGCAATGTCTGCATCGACGCCCTGAGGAGGCGGAAGGCGCGTCCCCGGGGGTCGGAAGACCTCGCCGACGACCCGGAGCACCTTGTGTCGTCGGGGCCGACGCCGGAGGAGGCCACGGCGTCGCGTTCGGCGCGGGACCTGCTGTATCGCGCCATGGACCGGATGAGCGATTCCGACCGGGAGATCCTCATGCTGAAGGAGATCCAGGGCTTGAAAGTGGAGGAGATCGCGACTCTGCTGAAGGTCCCGATCGGCACGGTCAAGTCGCGCTGCAACCGGGCCCGGCTCGATCTGGCCACGCGAGTGCGGCGCCTCGATCCATCGTATGGAGCGTGA
- a CDS encoding zf-HC2 domain-containing protein: MNDATCDSIIERLDDLLEGRLSQADRRAVEEHLRSCALCRDLKSLLAEAGAPVSPPASLLGAVLARTSGSTCGSARARLCDHVDRLLGPTDDEMVRMHLDGCDDCGRLAAALARLATDLPSFAELEPDALFVPGVLARTSGRAAPSSVWMARLAAGWRRLAHRPRIAWEGAYAGSLLVLLLFGAPNAPFADVPGRALGLVRTVQATLPADAAAVEAPRIRSAVRSRWDGTKARVQDATRELTTTARRRSKVAWDGLKKEVGTVWDRIASQQTTHDTNEGGSR, encoded by the coding sequence GTGAACGACGCGACCTGCGACTCAATCATCGAGCGGCTCGACGATCTCCTGGAGGGGCGGTTGAGCCAGGCGGATCGCCGGGCGGTCGAAGAGCATCTCCGCTCGTGCGCCCTGTGCCGCGACCTCAAGAGCCTGTTGGCCGAAGCGGGCGCGCCGGTCTCTCCGCCGGCGAGTCTTCTCGGCGCGGTCCTGGCGCGCACCAGCGGCTCGACGTGCGGGAGCGCCCGTGCGCGGCTGTGCGACCACGTCGACCGGCTGCTCGGGCCGACGGACGACGAGATGGTTCGCATGCACCTCGACGGCTGCGACGACTGCGGCCGCCTGGCGGCGGCCCTCGCACGGCTCGCGACCGATCTTCCGTCCTTCGCCGAGCTGGAACCGGACGCGCTCTTTGTTCCCGGGGTCCTGGCCCGGACCTCGGGGCGCGCGGCGCCGTCTTCCGTCTGGATGGCGCGTCTCGCAGCCGGCTGGCGGCGGCTCGCGCATCGCCCGAGGATCGCCTGGGAAGGGGCGTACGCCGGGTCGCTCCTCGTGCTCCTCCTGTTTGGCGCTCCCAACGCGCCGTTCGCGGACGTACCGGGGAGGGCGCTCGGTCTCGTCCGGACGGTGCAGGCCACGCTGCCGGCGGACGCCGCCGCGGTGGAAGCCCCCCGGATCCGCAGTGCGGTGCGCTCGCGCTGGGACGGCACGAAGGCGCGGGTCCAGGACGCGACTCGTGAGCTCACGACCACGGCGAGGCGTCGCTCGAAAGTGGCATGGGACGGGCTGAAGAAGGAAGTTGGAACCGTGTGGGATCGGATTGCGTCTCAGCAGACGACACACGATACGAACGAGGGAGGATCCAGATGA
- a CDS encoding transglutaminase domain-containing protein, with product MTATALVASAALAAGGSADAPASSSRAFEFKYTVRVKEPPKDAARLQLWIPVPTSDAQQEISNLSIKSPLRYEMHEDAEYHDHYAYLDFDPRKQPVPIEIEMTFKAVRRENRVAVRDAGAPSAAVSRPADLRRSLAPDHLVPLDGPIGSLASDQTKGLERPLDKARAIYDYVLSVMRYDKTGEGWGRGDAVYACSVKKGNCTDFHALFIGMMRASGIPARFEIGFPLPRDKKSGEISGYHCWAQFWIDGLGWIPIDASEAWKDPARRDYFFGAHDVNRILFTRGRDIRLDPAQQGDPLNYFVYPYAEIDGKPWTGIRSTFSFSDLAPTVADASSPRGAAD from the coding sequence ATGACTGCGACCGCACTGGTCGCGTCGGCGGCTCTCGCCGCCGGCGGCTCCGCCGATGCGCCGGCCTCCTCGTCGCGGGCCTTCGAGTTCAAGTACACGGTCCGCGTGAAGGAGCCTCCCAAGGACGCGGCCCGCCTGCAGCTCTGGATTCCGGTTCCCACGTCGGACGCCCAGCAGGAGATCTCGAATCTCAGCATCAAGAGCCCCCTGCGCTACGAGATGCATGAGGACGCGGAGTATCACGACCACTACGCCTACCTGGACTTCGACCCGCGCAAGCAGCCGGTGCCGATCGAGATCGAGATGACCTTCAAGGCCGTGCGGCGGGAGAACCGGGTCGCCGTGCGCGACGCAGGCGCCCCTTCGGCAGCCGTCTCCAGGCCGGCGGATCTGAGGCGATCGCTCGCTCCCGACCATCTCGTGCCGCTCGACGGTCCGATCGGCAGTCTCGCGTCCGATCAGACGAAGGGCCTGGAGCGGCCGCTCGACAAGGCGCGTGCGATCTACGACTACGTCCTGTCGGTGATGCGCTACGACAAGACCGGGGAGGGCTGGGGCCGCGGAGACGCGGTCTACGCTTGCAGCGTCAAGAAGGGAAACTGCACCGACTTCCACGCGCTCTTCATCGGCATGATGCGCGCTTCGGGCATCCCCGCCCGGTTCGAGATCGGATTCCCCCTGCCCCGCGACAAGAAGAGCGGCGAGATATCCGGATACCACTGCTGGGCCCAGTTCTGGATCGACGGTCTGGGGTGGATCCCGATCGATGCCTCCGAGGCCTGGAAGGACCCGGCGCGCCGCGACTACTTCTTCGGCGCGCACGACGTCAACCGGATCCTGTTCACCCGGGGGCGCGACATCCGGCTCGACCCGGCGCAGCAGGGCGACCCGCTGAACTACTTCGTCTATCCCTACGCCGAGATCGACGGCAAGCCCTGGACGGGGATCCGGTCGACCTTCTCGTTCAGCGATCTCGCGCCCACGGTCGCGGACGCCTCGTCCCCGCGGGGCGCGGCCGACTGA
- a CDS encoding molybdopterin cofactor-binding domain-containing protein, which yields MRVSRRAFLNAGAAAGAGLIVGFRMPGVAQAADAAPAAFRPNAYIEISPDDTITLWVTRSEMGQGVRTTLPVLLAEELEVDPGRVRLEQAMPGARFKGIRLRTSGSGSSSGTFRALRLAGATAREMLIAAAAQVWQVDRSSCRAALGSVIHTPSGRTLGYGRLAGAAARQTPPSDPPLKDARNFRLIGTRVKRTDGPAIVRGGAVYGIDVRVPGMLVAVMERCPYLGGKVAGFDASKALATPGVRHVVPIKSGISTGVAVAADNTWAALKGRESLLVTWDPGPNRDFDSERFIRTMEEAFSKDGYPIRRDGDAEGAMGSAATTLEAVYEYPFQAHAPLETMNCTADMRKESCEVWAPTQTPETAFNDIIKTYGLPPEAVQVHTTLLGGGFGRRLFVDYVHEAVELSKAIGKPVQLLWTRPDDMRHGFFHPASVDRLRAGLSADGTVLAWLHKAVGSDLSMFGLPSEEEKKDQQRYAKDGSPWGAYDNPYGFPAMKVDYVPVDSPVPTGAWRAVEYPSRVFARESFIDEIARAGGKDPLRLRIDLLRPGNILELGDQRIDRGRMIKVLEIARDKTGWATPLSSTKDRLRGRGVAVNSYFGESYVAEVAEVSVARDLGDLRVDRVACVVDCGVAINLAGLEGQIESGITWGLSAALHGKIDFRDGRALQESYTDFEVMRMDESPVIETHLVPSQAPPSGFGEHSVPPVAPAVANAVFAATGRRVRRLPITPARLRA from the coding sequence ATGAGGGTCTCGCGCCGGGCCTTCCTGAACGCGGGCGCCGCCGCCGGGGCGGGTCTGATCGTCGGCTTCCGGATGCCCGGAGTCGCGCAGGCGGCGGACGCCGCGCCGGCGGCGTTCCGGCCGAACGCCTACATCGAGATCTCCCCGGACGACACGATCACGCTCTGGGTGACGCGCTCCGAGATGGGACAGGGGGTGCGCACCACTCTCCCGGTCCTGCTGGCCGAGGAGCTGGAAGTGGACCCGGGCAGGGTGAGGCTCGAGCAGGCGATGCCCGGCGCGCGCTTCAAGGGCATCCGGCTGCGCACCAGCGGCAGCGGCAGCAGCTCCGGGACGTTCCGCGCCCTGCGACTGGCGGGAGCGACCGCGCGCGAGATGCTGATCGCAGCGGCGGCGCAGGTCTGGCAGGTCGATCGCTCCAGCTGCCGCGCCGCGCTCGGTTCGGTGATCCACACACCGTCGGGCCGGACGCTCGGCTACGGCCGCCTGGCCGGGGCGGCGGCCCGACAGACGCCGCCGAGCGATCCGCCGCTGAAGGACGCCAGGAATTTCCGTCTGATCGGAACGCGCGTGAAGCGCACCGATGGTCCGGCGATCGTGCGGGGCGGCGCGGTCTACGGCATCGACGTGCGCGTGCCCGGCATGCTCGTCGCGGTGATGGAGCGGTGTCCCTACCTGGGCGGCAAGGTTGCAGGCTTCGACGCGAGCAAGGCCCTGGCGACCCCCGGTGTGCGTCATGTCGTCCCGATCAAGAGCGGGATTTCGACCGGCGTGGCGGTGGCCGCGGACAACACCTGGGCCGCCCTCAAGGGCCGCGAATCGCTCCTCGTGACGTGGGACCCCGGACCGAACCGGGACTTCGATTCGGAGCGTTTCATCCGGACGATGGAAGAGGCGTTCTCGAAGGACGGTTATCCGATTCGCCGGGACGGGGATGCGGAAGGTGCTATGGGCTCCGCGGCCACCACGCTCGAGGCGGTCTACGAGTATCCGTTCCAGGCGCACGCCCCGCTCGAGACGATGAACTGCACGGCCGACATGCGGAAGGAATCGTGCGAGGTCTGGGCGCCGACCCAGACCCCCGAGACCGCCTTCAACGACATCATCAAGACCTACGGCCTGCCTCCCGAGGCGGTCCAAGTGCACACGACCCTGCTCGGTGGCGGCTTCGGGCGCCGGCTCTTCGTGGACTACGTCCACGAAGCGGTCGAGCTGTCGAAGGCGATCGGCAAGCCCGTGCAGCTGCTCTGGACCCGGCCGGACGACATGCGGCACGGCTTCTTCCACCCGGCCTCCGTCGATCGGCTGCGCGCCGGTCTCTCCGCCGACGGAACGGTGCTGGCCTGGCTGCACAAGGCCGTGGGCTCGGATCTGTCGATGTTCGGTCTCCCGAGCGAGGAGGAGAAGAAAGACCAGCAGCGGTACGCGAAGGATGGATCCCCCTGGGGGGCGTACGACAACCCTTATGGCTTCCCGGCCATGAAGGTGGATTACGTCCCGGTGGATAGCCCCGTGCCCACGGGCGCATGGCGCGCCGTGGAGTACCCCTCGCGTGTCTTCGCCCGCGAGTCGTTCATCGACGAGATCGCGCGCGCGGGAGGGAAGGACCCGCTGCGGCTGCGCATCGACCTGCTCCGGCCCGGGAACATCCTGGAGCTCGGCGATCAGCGCATCGATCGCGGTCGGATGATCAAGGTTCTGGAGATCGCCCGGGACAAGACCGGCTGGGCCACTCCCCTGTCCTCCACGAAGGATCGGCTGCGGGGACGCGGCGTGGCCGTCAACTCCTACTTCGGCGAGAGCTACGTCGCCGAGGTGGCCGAGGTGTCCGTCGCACGCGACCTCGGCGATCTTCGCGTGGACCGCGTCGCGTGCGTCGTCGATTGCGGAGTGGCGATCAACCTGGCCGGTCTCGAGGGCCAGATCGAGAGCGGAATCACCTGGGGACTCTCGGCCGCCCTGCACGGAAAGATCGACTTCCGCGACGGCCGGGCGCTTCAGGAGAGCTACACCGACTTCGAGGTCATGCGCATGGACGAGTCGCCCGTGATCGAGACCCACCTCGTTCCCAGCCAGGCGCCCCCCTCGGGATTCGGAGAACACTCGGTCCCGCCCGTCGCCCCCGCCGTCGCGAACGCCGTGTTCGCCGCGACGGGGCGGCGGGTCCGCAGACTTCCCATCACGCCGGCCAGGCTGCGCGCGTAG
- a CDS encoding (2Fe-2S)-binding protein, whose translation MAAFTLTINGRKRRVDADPEMPLLWVLRDLLHMTGTKYGCGAGVCGACTVHENNVAVRSCQIAVSQAVGKRYTTIEGLADTGDHPCQRAWIEEDVAQCGYCQPGMIMTAAALIRDKSDPTDADIDTALSDSVCRCGTYQRMRRAIHRAAREGKRT comes from the coding sequence ATGGCCGCCTTCACGCTGACGATCAATGGACGGAAGCGCCGGGTCGATGCGGATCCGGAGATGCCTCTGCTCTGGGTCCTCCGCGATCTCCTGCACATGACCGGGACGAAATACGGATGCGGCGCCGGCGTGTGCGGCGCCTGCACCGTCCACGAGAACAACGTGGCGGTGCGTTCCTGCCAGATCGCGGTCTCCCAGGCCGTCGGCAAGCGCTACACGACGATCGAGGGGCTCGCGGACACCGGCGATCATCCGTGTCAGAGGGCCTGGATCGAAGAGGACGTGGCCCAGTGCGGCTACTGCCAGCCGGGGATGATCATGACGGCCGCCGCATTGATTCGAGACAAGTCCGATCCGACCGATGCCGACATCGACACCGCCCTGTCGGATTCGGTCTGCCGTTGCGGCACCTACCAGCGCATGCGTCGGGCCATTCATCGAGCGGCCCGCGAGGGGAAGCGCACATGA
- a CDS encoding NYN domain-containing protein, translating to MKRIWMVDGHNLIFAIRGLHEMQVSGRGDEARGALVDTLRRFAQSRGEQVLVVFDAKELPRNPDVSREPFLETVYTRRSDGGADKRITHEAIRRAEQGQHVTVVTNDVRTLAVRLPKSVLRMKVHAFWLKHIERAADPEGKPVEGDFSDIERELEARAALEDPVPVVRDDERKRQAPSYAEAGPAEAIRRKKERGRLRQERRLRRRPKPERRS from the coding sequence ATGAAGCGAATCTGGATGGTGGACGGCCACAACCTGATCTTCGCCATCCGCGGCCTCCACGAGATGCAGGTCTCGGGTCGCGGTGACGAGGCGCGCGGCGCCCTGGTGGACACGCTGAGACGGTTCGCGCAGAGCAGGGGTGAACAGGTGCTCGTGGTCTTCGATGCCAAAGAGTTGCCCAGGAACCCGGACGTCTCCCGGGAGCCGTTCCTCGAGACTGTTTACACGCGGCGGAGTGATGGAGGGGCCGACAAGCGGATCACCCACGAGGCGATACGACGCGCGGAGCAGGGACAGCATGTGACGGTCGTGACCAACGATGTGCGCACGCTGGCGGTGAGGCTGCCGAAGAGCGTGCTTCGCATGAAGGTGCACGCGTTCTGGCTGAAGCACATCGAACGCGCCGCCGATCCCGAGGGCAAGCCGGTCGAAGGCGACTTTTCGGACATCGAACGCGAGCTGGAGGCGCGGGCCGCTCTGGAGGATCCGGTGCCGGTGGTCCGGGACGACGAACGGAAGCGACAGGCCCCGTCTTACGCGGAGGCGGGGCCTGCCGAAGCGATCCGGCGAAAGAAGGAGAGAGGGCGCCTCCGCCAGGAACGCCGGCTGCGGCGGCGCCCGAAGCCCGAACGGCGGAGCTGA